In Flavobacterium sp. N1736, the following are encoded in one genomic region:
- a CDS encoding glycosyltransferase family 2 protein, protein MNLSILIPLLNEEESLKELYSWIIKVMQSNNYSYEIIFVDDGSTDNSWEIIEGFSNENSNVKGIRFMKNFGKSQALHAGFAKANGDVIITMDADLQDSPDEIPGLYEMITQEKFDLVSGWKKKRYDSVVAKNLPSKLFNWAARKTSGVELNDFNCGLKAYKNTVVKNIEVSGEMHRYIPVLAKNAGFNKIGEKVVIHQARKYGETKFGMDRFINGFLDLITIWFLSRFGKRPMHLFGLLGSIMFMIGFLLALYLGIDKLFIHKTSRLITERPHFYLSITSMIIGTQLFLAGFLGEIILRTKSNEARYKVAREVNF, encoded by the coding sequence ATGAATTTATCTATACTTATACCGCTTCTAAACGAGGAGGAATCACTGAAAGAACTCTATTCGTGGATTATTAAAGTGATGCAATCTAACAATTACTCTTATGAAATCATTTTTGTAGATGATGGAAGTACAGATAATTCCTGGGAAATCATTGAAGGTTTCTCGAACGAAAATTCAAATGTAAAAGGAATTCGTTTCATGAAGAATTTTGGAAAATCGCAAGCTTTGCATGCTGGTTTTGCCAAAGCAAATGGTGATGTCATTATTACTATGGATGCCGATTTGCAAGACAGTCCGGATGAAATTCCGGGATTGTATGAAATGATTACCCAAGAAAAATTTGACTTGGTTTCAGGCTGGAAAAAGAAACGTTACGACTCTGTTGTGGCAAAAAACCTTCCTTCGAAATTATTTAATTGGGCTGCCAGAAAAACTTCAGGCGTTGAATTGAATGATTTTAACTGTGGATTAAAAGCGTACAAAAACACGGTTGTAAAAAATATTGAAGTTTCGGGCGAAATGCACCGTTACATTCCGGTTTTGGCAAAAAATGCCGGTTTTAATAAAATTGGAGAAAAAGTGGTAATTCACCAGGCCAGAAAATATGGGGAAACCAAATTTGGAATGGATCGTTTTATTAATGGTTTTCTTGATTTGATTACGATCTGGTTTTTGTCACGATTTGGAAAAAGACCAATGCACTTATTTGGTTTATTAGGTTCGATTATGTTTATGATCGGATTTTTACTAGCTTTATATTTAGGAATCGATAAATTGTTTATTCACAAAACAAGCCGATTAATTACAGAAAGACCGCATTTCTATTTATCAATAACATCGATGATAATAGGAACGCAATTGTTTTTAGCCGGGTTTTTAGGAGAAATTATTTTGAGAACCAAAAGTAATGAAGCACGTTACAAAGTAGCCCGCGAAGTTAATTTTTAA
- a CDS encoding ABC transporter ATP-binding protein: MSNFKKIFPFILPYKKYAFLNIFFNVLYALFSTLSFMALIPMIQVLFDKTKSNTVMPTYEGLAHIKDYGENYLSYYITTHTDPNNPGFVLSVMVAIIISIFLLKNLADYAAMFFITFLRNGVLRDMRNAMYKKTLELPLAFYSEKRKGDVISRISADVNEVQTSFLAILELIVKEPLTIVFTIIAMLIISAKLTLFVFIFIPVSGYIISLIGKQLKKQSTKAQQEQGTFLSTIEETVGGLKVVKGYNSENYFNTVFQNSTERFFNLSNTIGNRQNLASPASEFMGITVIAILLWYGGQMVLIEKTLDGASFIAYMGLAYNILTPAKAISKASYGVKRGNAAAERVLEILDQENPITSKPDAIEKTTFDNNITVQNINFKYEDETVLKDFSLQIKKGQTVALVGQSGSGKSTIANLLTRFYDVTDGTISIDGINIKDMNLQSLRGLMGLVTQDSILFNDTIKANISLGKLDATDDEIIEALKIANAYEFVKDLPLGIYTNIGDSGNKLSGGQKQRLSIARAVLKNPPIMILDEATSALDTESEKFVQMALENMMQNRTSIVIAHRLSTIQKADLIVVMQKGKIVEQGTHDELIVHNGTYNKLVTMQSFES; encoded by the coding sequence ATGAGTAATTTCAAAAAAATATTCCCTTTTATACTTCCATATAAAAAATACGCTTTTTTAAACATTTTCTTTAATGTTTTGTATGCACTTTTTAGTACGCTTTCGTTTATGGCATTAATTCCAATGATTCAGGTTTTATTTGACAAAACAAAAAGCAATACTGTTATGCCAACTTACGAAGGTCTGGCGCATATAAAAGACTACGGCGAAAATTATTTAAGTTACTATATTACCACACATACAGATCCAAACAATCCCGGTTTTGTACTTTCGGTAATGGTTGCCATCATTATTTCGATATTTCTATTAAAAAATTTAGCTGATTATGCGGCTATGTTTTTTATTACTTTTCTTCGAAATGGTGTTTTAAGAGATATGCGAAATGCGATGTATAAAAAAACACTGGAATTGCCATTGGCTTTTTATTCTGAAAAAAGAAAAGGAGATGTTATTTCGAGAATTTCTGCCGATGTAAATGAGGTTCAAACTTCCTTTTTGGCTATTTTAGAGCTTATCGTAAAAGAACCATTAACGATTGTTTTTACTATAATTGCAATGTTAATTATTAGTGCTAAATTAACCTTGTTTGTTTTTATTTTTATTCCCGTTTCCGGATATATTATTTCCTTAATTGGAAAACAGCTTAAAAAACAATCCACAAAAGCACAGCAGGAACAAGGCACGTTTTTATCAACTATTGAAGAAACTGTTGGTGGATTAAAAGTGGTAAAAGGATATAATTCTGAAAACTATTTCAACACGGTTTTTCAAAATTCAACAGAACGTTTTTTTAATTTATCAAACACTATTGGCAATCGCCAGAACTTAGCTTCGCCTGCGAGTGAATTTATGGGAATCACGGTAATTGCCATATTGCTTTGGTACGGAGGTCAGATGGTTTTGATCGAAAAAACTTTAGACGGCGCTTCGTTTATTGCTTACATGGGATTGGCTTATAACATCCTGACTCCTGCAAAAGCTATCTCTAAAGCTTCTTACGGCGTAAAAAGAGGAAATGCCGCAGCAGAACGTGTTCTTGAAATTTTAGATCAGGAAAACCCAATTACAAGCAAACCGGATGCTATTGAAAAAACTACTTTTGACAACAATATCACGGTTCAAAATATTAACTTTAAATATGAAGACGAAACGGTTTTAAAAGACTTTTCTCTTCAAATTAAAAAAGGACAGACTGTAGCACTTGTTGGACAATCCGGAAGTGGAAAAAGTACGATTGCAAACTTATTAACCCGTTTTTATGACGTTACTGACGGCACTATTTCTATTGACGGAATTAACATCAAAGACATGAATTTGCAGTCGCTGCGTGGTTTAATGGGATTGGTTACACAAGACAGTATTTTATTTAATGATACGATTAAAGCAAATATTTCGTTAGGAAAACTAGACGCAACTGATGACGAAATTATTGAAGCTTTGAAAATCGCCAATGCATACGAGTTTGTAAAAGATTTACCTTTAGGAATCTATACTAATATTGGGGATAGCGGAAATAAACTTTCGGGTGGACAAAAACAACGTTTATCGATTGCCCGCGCGGTATTGAAGAATCCTCCAATTATGATTTTGGATGAAGCGACATCAGCTTTAGACACTGAAAGCGAAAAATTTGTTCAGATGGCTTTGGAAAACATGATGCAAAACAGAACTTCGATTGTAATTGCACACCGACTTTCGACTATTCAAAAAGCAGATTTAATCGTTGTAATGCAAAAAGGAAAAATTGTAGAACAAGGAACTCACGACGAATTAATTGTACATAACGGAACTTATAATAAACTGGTTACCATGCAGTCTTTTGAGTCATAA
- a CDS encoding TonB-dependent receptor — translation MNHSKLIFVFLFLCIGYFSFAQNARVKGIILDSEKRPVADVNITALGNISQTDSNGFFEIEVPPNKKVSLIFTHISLKMMSLTVNLKPNEIFVFNPVMSNSAEQMGEVFVSSGNKKRVQGITVIDAATIKKIPGANAGIENILKTLPGVNSNNELSTQYAVRGGNYDENLVYVNEIEVYRPFLIRSGQQEGLSFTNTDLVQNVDFSAGGFQAKFGDKLSSVLDITYRKPTEFGAALEASFLGGSIAVDAVSKNKKWSAVTGVRYRNNSLLVNSQDTQTNYTPTFVDVQTNINYDISEKWQMSFLGNISRNKYLYQPLTRETKFGTIDQPMALAVYYEGQEKDQYDTYFGAFKTTYKVSPSLTLKLIGSLFHTTEQEHFDILAQYRLGNVNADGETDIDNVDFTRGIGSQLNHARNDLDALIANAEIKGFKEWSNSQLEFGLKYTRESIRDRIVEWEMIDSAGFSINPPIVILPKNNQPYEPYTGPLLPYQDVRATNFNTINRFSGYTQWNQKSEIGSSEVWYNIGARFQSWSVSGAAVEGKNQIVFSPRAQFAIKPDWNMDMVFRLSGGLYHQPPFYRELRDLDGVVNPNVKAQESVHIVLSNDHNFKMWNRPFKWVTEIYYKSLSDVNVYSIDNVRIRYIANNNAKAYAQGLDFRLNGEFVPGTESWISFGYLKTEENYENKGYIARPTDQRLKFAMLFQDYMPNIPSVKLYLNLVYNTGVPGGSPSYSDPYLYQNRLKDYRRADIGFAKVFVDSNTQSSKTGWIKNFKELSLGLEIFNLFNNQNAITNTWVRDVYSKNQYAIPNYMTSRVFNVKLNARL, via the coding sequence TATTTCGCAAACCGATTCGAATGGTTTTTTTGAAATAGAAGTTCCTCCAAACAAAAAAGTCTCTTTGATTTTTACTCATATTTCATTAAAAATGATGAGTCTTACGGTAAACTTAAAACCAAACGAGATTTTTGTTTTTAATCCTGTTATGAGTAATTCTGCAGAACAAATGGGAGAAGTTTTTGTGTCATCAGGAAATAAAAAACGAGTTCAGGGAATTACGGTTATTGATGCAGCGACAATTAAGAAAATTCCGGGAGCCAATGCCGGAATCGAAAATATTTTAAAAACACTTCCGGGTGTAAATTCAAACAATGAACTGAGTACACAATATGCCGTTCGTGGTGGAAATTATGACGAGAATTTAGTTTATGTAAACGAAATTGAGGTTTATCGTCCGTTTTTAATACGTTCAGGGCAGCAGGAAGGTTTGAGTTTTACCAATACAGATCTGGTTCAGAATGTTGATTTTTCAGCCGGTGGATTTCAGGCAAAATTTGGAGATAAATTATCTTCCGTTTTAGATATTACTTATAGAAAACCAACAGAATTTGGAGCAGCTTTAGAAGCCAGTTTCCTGGGAGGAAGTATTGCTGTTGATGCTGTTTCTAAAAATAAAAAATGGTCTGCCGTTACCGGAGTTCGTTATCGAAACAATAGCTTACTTGTAAATAGTCAGGATACTCAAACCAATTATACCCCAACTTTTGTTGATGTTCAGACAAATATAAATTATGATATTTCTGAAAAATGGCAAATGAGTTTTCTGGGAAATATTTCGCGAAACAAATATTTGTATCAGCCATTAACACGCGAAACAAAATTCGGAACCATTGACCAGCCAATGGCTTTGGCGGTTTATTACGAAGGTCAGGAAAAAGATCAATACGATACTTATTTTGGCGCGTTTAAAACCACTTATAAAGTGTCGCCAAGTTTGACATTAAAACTTATTGGATCTTTATTTCACACCACAGAACAGGAACATTTTGATATTTTGGCACAATATCGTTTAGGAAATGTAAACGCTGATGGTGAAACCGATATCGACAATGTTGATTTTACCCGCGGAATTGGTTCTCAACTCAATCATGCGCGTAATGATCTCGATGCCTTAATTGCAAATGCAGAAATTAAGGGTTTTAAAGAATGGAGCAATAGCCAATTAGAATTTGGTTTAAAATATACCAGAGAATCCATTCGTGACAGAATAGTAGAGTGGGAGATGATCGACTCGGCAGGATTTTCTATAAACCCGCCAATTGTTATTTTGCCAAAAAACAATCAGCCTTATGAACCTTATACCGGACCTTTGCTACCTTATCAGGATGTTCGTGCTACAAATTTCAATACCATAAACAGATTTTCAGGATACACACAATGGAATCAAAAGTCAGAAATTGGTTCAAGTGAAGTTTGGTATAATATTGGAGCGCGTTTCCAGAGTTGGAGCGTTTCCGGTGCTGCCGTTGAAGGGAAAAATCAAATTGTTTTTAGCCCGCGAGCGCAATTCGCCATAAAACCCGATTGGAATATGGATATGGTTTTCAGGCTTTCCGGAGGATTATACCATCAACCGCCATTTTACAGAGAACTCAGGGATTTAGATGGCGTTGTAAACCCGAATGTAAAAGCACAGGAATCTGTACATATTGTTTTAAGCAACGATCATAATTTTAAAATGTGGAATCGTCCGTTTAAATGGGTTACCGAGATTTATTATAAATCACTTTCAGATGTAAATGTCTATTCAATCGATAATGTTCGAATTCGATATATTGCAAACAACAATGCAAAGGCTTATGCGCAAGGTTTAGATTTTAGATTAAACGGAGAATTTGTTCCCGGAACAGAATCGTGGATTAGTTTTGGCTATTTAAAAACCGAAGAAAACTACGAAAACAAAGGTTATATCGCGCGCCCAACAGACCAGCGTTTGAAATTTGCCATGTTGTTCCAGGATTATATGCCAAACATTCCGAGTGTGAAATTGTATTTGAATTTAGTTTATAATACAGGCGTACCAGGCGGTTCACCGTCATATTCTGACCCGTATTTATATCAAAACAGGTTAAAAGATTACAGAAGAGCGGACATAGGTTTTGCAAAGGTTTTTGTTGATAGTAATACACAAAGTTCTAAAACAGGCTGGATAAAAAACTTTAAAGAATTGTCTCTTGGTTTAGAAATCTTCAATCTTTTCAACAATCAAAATGCGATAACAAATACGTGGGTTCGCGATGTGTATTCTAAAAATCAATATGCGATTCCAAATTATATGACTTCGCGAGTTTTTAATGTAAAACTGAATGCGAGGTTATGA
- a CDS encoding DUF2971 domain-containing protein, producing the protein MYLNNPNIKLPEDPDTIVWKYLDLSKFLDLLLSKKLFMSRSDKFEDQYEGTFSEPTYEEIKKLAIDNPDFLNYYKTHRERVAVSSWHINEYESFAMWQIFTQNSEGLAIQSTIGRLQKAVKPENNFDQYIGEVNYIDYRKEYIPFDDLFFPFLFKRKSFQYEREVRILTDTSKSTIKLNDGLKINVDINQLIEKIYIHPKSENWYKKLVIELVERLGFGFEIEKSDLESDILI; encoded by the coding sequence ATGTACTTAAATAACCCAAACATAAAGTTGCCTGAAGATCCGGATACTATTGTTTGGAAATACCTGGATTTATCTAAGTTTCTGGATTTATTATTGTCTAAGAAATTATTCATGTCCCGTTCTGATAAATTTGAAGATCAATACGAAGGCACATTTAGCGAGCCTACTTATGAAGAGATTAAAAAGCTTGCCATTGATAATCCTGACTTTTTAAATTACTACAAAACGCATCGCGAAAGAGTAGCGGTTAGCTCCTGGCACATTAACGAATATGAATCGTTTGCGATGTGGCAGATATTTACACAAAACAGCGAAGGATTAGCGATTCAGTCTACTATTGGCAGATTGCAGAAAGCGGTAAAACCAGAGAATAATTTTGATCAGTATATTGGTGAAGTAAATTATATCGATTATAGAAAAGAATATATTCCGTTTGATGATTTATTCTTTCCGTTTTTATTTAAACGAAAAAGTTTTCAGTATGAGCGTGAAGTCCGCATTTTAACTGATACTTCAAAAAGCACCATAAAACTAAACGACGGATTAAAAATTAATGTTGATATTAATCAGCTAATCGAAAAAATATACATTCATCCTAAATCTGAAAACTGGTATAAAAAACTGGTAATTGAATTGGTGGAACGTTTGGGATTTGGTTTCGAAATCGAAAAATCTGATTTGGAAAGTGATATTTTGATTTAA
- a CDS encoding phospho-sugar mutase, with amino-acid sequence MNIAPNILNAVNEWLTPTFDAETQAAVKELMTTSPKELEESFYKNLEFGTGGMRGVMGIGNNRINKYTLGKNTQGLSDYLHEVFPNQPLKVVIAYDCRHNSNTLAKVVADVFSANGIQVYLFSDLRPTPELSFALKYLGCQCGIVLTASHNPPEYNGYKVYWQDGGQIVPPEDAAIINVIENLDYDKIKFNANESLIQYIDTEIDKAFIKSSIENASFNTPAEAKDNLHIVFTSLHGTSIKSIPDTLSQAGYKNVHIVPEQAVPDGDFPTVKSPNPEEPEALTMALALADKTNSDIVVGTDPDCDRLGVAVRNNDGKMILLNGNQTMILMTSFLLKQWKKAGKINGKQFVGSTIVSTPMMMELATSYGVECKVGLTGFKWIAKMIKDFPELQFIGGGEESFGFMVGDAVRDKDAVAATLLICEVAAQAKAAGSTVYKELLQLYVENGFYKEFLVSLTKKGMEGLQEINQMMIDLRENPLKEINGQRVIMVEDYQSSIALNLLTGEESTMDIPKSNVLIYYTEDGSKICARPSGTEPKIKFYISVNAELESVQDFDAAESFLDEKIQNIIAGMQLK; translated from the coding sequence ATGAATATAGCACCTAATATTTTAAATGCTGTAAACGAATGGCTTACGCCTACATTTGACGCTGAAACACAGGCTGCCGTTAAGGAATTAATGACCACATCACCAAAAGAACTAGAGGAAAGTTTCTATAAAAACCTTGAATTTGGAACGGGCGGAATGCGCGGTGTGATGGGAATTGGAAACAACAGAATCAACAAATATACACTTGGAAAAAATACGCAGGGTCTTTCAGATTATTTGCATGAAGTTTTCCCAAATCAACCTTTAAAAGTGGTTATTGCTTATGATTGTCGTCATAACAGTAATACATTGGCAAAGGTTGTGGCTGATGTTTTCTCTGCAAATGGAATTCAGGTTTATTTGTTTTCAGATTTACGACCAACTCCGGAATTGTCTTTTGCGCTTAAATATTTAGGCTGTCAATGCGGAATTGTGCTTACGGCTTCGCACAATCCACCTGAATATAACGGTTATAAAGTGTATTGGCAAGATGGAGGGCAAATTGTTCCGCCGGAAGATGCAGCAATTATTAATGTAATCGAAAATTTAGATTACGATAAAATTAAATTTAACGCCAACGAAAGCCTGATTCAATATATTGATACTGAAATTGATAAAGCTTTTATTAAATCATCTATAGAAAACGCAAGTTTTAATACACCGGCTGAGGCAAAAGATAATCTTCATATTGTTTTTACTTCTTTGCACGGAACTTCTATAAAATCGATTCCCGATACTTTATCTCAGGCTGGTTACAAAAATGTCCATATTGTTCCTGAACAAGCAGTTCCGGACGGAGATTTTCCAACGGTTAAATCTCCAAATCCCGAAGAACCTGAGGCATTAACTATGGCTTTGGCTTTGGCCGATAAAACAAATTCTGATATTGTTGTTGGTACAGATCCTGATTGTGATCGTTTAGGCGTTGCGGTTAGAAACAATGACGGTAAAATGATTTTGCTTAACGGAAATCAAACCATGATTTTGATGACTTCTTTCTTATTGAAACAATGGAAAAAAGCCGGAAAAATTAACGGAAAACAATTCGTTGGTTCGACAATTGTTTCTACTCCAATGATGATGGAACTGGCAACAAGTTATGGCGTAGAATGCAAAGTTGGTTTGACCGGTTTTAAATGGATTGCCAAAATGATTAAAGATTTTCCGGAGCTTCAATTTATTGGCGGCGGAGAAGAAAGTTTTGGTTTTATGGTTGGTGATGCCGTTCGTGATAAAGATGCGGTTGCCGCTACCTTATTAATATGTGAAGTTGCTGCACAGGCAAAAGCTGCCGGAAGTACAGTTTACAAAGAACTTTTACAGCTTTATGTTGAAAATGGTTTCTATAAAGAATTTTTGGTTTCGTTAACCAAAAAAGGAATGGAAGGTTTACAGGAAATTAATCAGATGATGATTGATTTACGTGAAAATCCTTTAAAAGAAATCAACGGACAACGTGTGATTATGGTCGAAGATTATCAATCGTCAATTGCTTTGAATTTATTGACGGGCGAAGAATCTACTATGGATATTCCTAAATCGAATGTATTGATTTATTATACAGAAGACGGTTCTAAAATTTGTGCAAGACCAAGCGGAACTGAACCAAAAATTAAATTTTACATCAGCGTTAATGCTGAATTAGAATCGGTTCAGGATTTTGATGCTGCAGAAAGTTTCTTAGACGAAAAAATACAAAATATCATTGCAGGAATGCAATTGAAGTAA